Proteins from one Chroococcidiopsis sp. CCMEE 29 genomic window:
- a CDS encoding transposase yields the protein MPFAVGRLVWVCVAQNGRTHRGSYRERMQQADLLWGRECLHPQCLIQAAAAGNSEGTIAFLQYLLSQYPNSRIALIWDGATYHRSQQVRTYLESLNQGLDESNWKITCIRFAPNDPRQNPIEDIWLQAKRFIREYYHLCKSFDVVKFLFEFVTHRQTFDFPKLFTYACFPQLI from the coding sequence ATGCCATTTGCTGTGGGGAGACTTGTGTGGGTATGTGTGGCGCAAAACGGACGAACGCATCGAGGTTCCTATCGTGAACGAATGCAGCAAGCAGACTTACTATGGGGCCGTGAATGTTTACACCCACAGTGCCTGATTCAAGCAGCGGCGGCTGGCAATTCCGAGGGCACGATTGCCTTTCTCCAGTATCTGCTCAGCCAATATCCCAACAGCCGCATTGCCTTGATTTGGGATGGAGCCACCTACCATCGCTCCCAACAGGTCAGAACCTACCTGGAATCGCTCAATCAAGGACTTGATGAATCCAACTGGAAAATCACTTGCATTCGCTTTGCTCCAAATGATCCCAGGCAGAACCCGATTGAAGATATTTGGTTGCAGGCAAAGCGATTCATTCGAGAGTACTACCACTTGTGTAAATCGTTTGATGTCGTTAAGTTCCTATTTGAGTTTGTTACTCACCGCCAAACCTTTGACTTTCCAAAGCTTTTTACCTATGCCTGTTTCCCACAACTGATTTAG
- a CDS encoding HAD family hydrolase — MLEAVIFDIDGTLVDTVDFHAQSWERTFQHFGHQIPYKQIRSQIGKGSDKLMPVFFSLEQLNESDDGQSPTKGERMRDYRRELYKREYHSRIKAFPQVRELFLRIKADGKRIALASSATKDDVATYKQIMNVEDLVDAATTTTEVASSKPEPDIFFVTLDKLGDIAPNHVIVVGDTPYDAEAAGKVNLRTIGVLSGGFSAENLRQAGCIAIYQDIGDLLAHYDESPLK, encoded by the coding sequence GTGCTCGAAGCTGTAATTTTCGATATTGACGGAACACTGGTTGATACTGTTGACTTTCACGCGCAGTCATGGGAGAGAACCTTCCAACACTTTGGTCATCAGATTCCTTATAAGCAGATCCGCTCCCAGATCGGTAAAGGGAGTGACAAGTTAATGCCAGTCTTTTTCTCGCTTGAACAACTCAATGAATCAGATGATGGTCAAAGCCCCACTAAAGGCGAACGGATGCGAGATTACCGCAGGGAACTCTACAAGCGTGAATATCATTCCCGGATAAAAGCTTTTCCTCAAGTGCGTGAGTTATTCTTGCGAATCAAAGCAGACGGCAAACGGATCGCTCTGGCTTCCTCTGCTACAAAGGACGATGTGGCAACCTACAAACAGATCATGAATGTTGAAGATCTGGTCGATGCTGCAACCACTACCACTGAAGTGGCATCGTCTAAGCCAGAGCCGGATATCTTCTTTGTCACGCTGGATAAGTTAGGTGACATTGCTCCCAATCATGTGATTGTTGTGGGCGATACACCCTATGACGCAGAAGCTGCAGGCAAGGTGAACCTGCGCACGATTGGTGTACTTTCTGGTGGTTTCTCAGCAGAAAACTTACGTCAGGCAGGGTGCATTGCCATCTACCAAGATATAGGTGATCTGCTGGCACACTACGACGAGTCTCCACTCAAGTAG
- a CDS encoding DUF6632 domain-containing protein: MDESHRYLRIALVVVGIAFLLIYPLTRIWPASWLWQPRQYEYEQMIIGIYATLGIFLLWASRKPEAHLSLIWFTVWSSIVHGVIMAVHAVIDPAERVHLLGDVPALILVAIVLGLLAPRKVIADAVRGTA; the protein is encoded by the coding sequence ATGGATGAAAGTCATCGGTACTTGCGAATTGCTCTTGTCGTTGTTGGAATTGCTTTTCTCCTTATCTATCCGTTGACAAGAATCTGGCCTGCCAGCTGGTTATGGCAACCACGTCAATACGAATACGAACAGATGATTATCGGGATTTATGCGACGCTCGGTATCTTCTTGCTATGGGCTTCTCGAAAACCAGAAGCGCATCTGAGTTTAATTTGGTTTACCGTCTGGTCGAGTATTGTCCATGGAGTGATCATGGCGGTACATGCAGTGATTGACCCTGCAGAACGTGTGCACCTTCTCGGCGACGTTCCAGCATTGATATTGGTGGCAATTGTCCTTGGTTTACTAGCACCACGCAAAGTGATAGCAGATGCAGTCAGGGGCACGGCATAA
- a CDS encoding winged helix-turn-helix domain-containing protein yields MLDDLNSFIHSNPDARELKRAVAVEMFLKGYKHREIGESLEVSSDFISKWTGRYEHLWVSGLKLGYLGSLGYLEPEQRQSVITWLKSKNYWNLAEVQGYIEQEYEVVFDSKQSYYTLFEQAGISWKKTQKRNPKADPELVEKKTGD; encoded by the coding sequence ATGCTAGATGACTTGAATTCATTCATTCACTCCAACCCAGATGCGCGTGAACTTAAGCGAGCGGTAGCCGTCGAGATGTTTCTTAAAGGGTACAAGCATCGAGAAATTGGGGAAAGTTTAGAGGTGAGTTCAGACTTCATTAGCAAATGGACTGGGCGATACGAACACTTATGGGTATCCGGGTTGAAACTGGGGTACCTTGGATCACTCGGTTATCTAGAACCTGAGCAACGGCAGTCCGTGATTACCTGGTTAAAGAGCAAGAACTACTGGAATCTTGCCGAAGTGCAAGGGTACATTGAGCAGGAGTATGAGGTAGTGTTTGACTCCAAGCAAAGTTACTACACGTTGTTTGAGCAAGCAGGGATTAGCTGGAAGAAAACACAAAAGCGAAATCCGAAGGCAGACCCAGAGTTGGTAGAGAAAAAAACAGGAGATTAG